From the genome of Candidatus Sulfotelmatobacter sp.:
TGAGCAAGCGCAGCTCGGGCAATCCGATGCCTCCGTTCTTCCACGGAAACACGACCGACTTCGTTGAGACGCCGACCAACACTGTGATCGCGCCGTACATGAGCAGCCTGGTGACCCTGGATGGCCCGGTTCGTGTGGCGCGGACTGTGGGGCTCGCGACCGGTGGCATGCTGGTGGTGCGTGACGCGGCGCCCAGCGACTCGGTGTTCATCGACTACGCCAAATTGACTAGCATCGTCCCGCCGGCCGTAGGAACCGTCCTCACCTCGATCTCCGGCATCGTGAACAGCGCCGCTCGTGGCTGGCGCATCATGCCGCGCGACGCCAACGACGTGGTCGACGTGGTGGCGCCGGGCGTCGCGGATGCCTATGCGATCGCCGACAACCAGTATCGGGTCGTGTTCGATCGCCCTGTGGTTCCCTCGTCGGCGGACAGCATTCCCAACTACTCGCTGGGTTCGTTCGGTACCGTGACCAGTGCGGTGATGGACGGCCCCACTGCCGTCATCCTGACCGTGACCGGAACCGGCCTCAGCCATGGGCAGTCCGAGACCGTGACGGTGAGCAATGTTCGCGGCAGCGCGAACCTGGTCTCGATGACCACGCCGGTGCCGATTTCGTTCCTCGCCGGCGTGCTCTCGTGCAACGAGATCTCGTCACCCGATCCCGATTCGCTGGCGGCCAGTCCGTGCCAGGACCGGTCCAAGTACTGCGGGCCGCTGGGGCAGTTCACCAACGGCCAGTTCGGGCCGCGCTCCTCGATCAGCGGCATCGTGTGCGGTGTCTTCGGAAACCTCTACTACCTCGAGGATGACAATCCCTCCAATGCCCGCGGCGTGACGGTGTTCGCCCCGCCGCAGGCGCTCACCCTCGGCCATCGCTACCTGCTGGCGGGCGCCGCCGAGCTGTACTACATGGAGAAGGAGTTCGCGGCGATCACGTACGTCCAGGAGCAGGGCAACCCGGGCGTGCCCTCGCCGCCGTCGATGCTGGTCCACACGGTCGCGCGCGACACCTGCGACGCGAACCAGAACCTCAACGACGGCTACGACTACATGTCGGATCTGGTCCGGCTTCAGAACGTGACCGTGGTGACCCCGCGGACCGGAACCGACGCGATGCGCGGGTTCGACGTGGTGGGGCAGTCGCCCGCCAATGGCGACACGATCATGGTCGAGAGCCAGAACAACGCGCTGGGCGCCTATTCGCTCTCGAACCCGAACTACCCGGCGGTCGGCTCGCAGATCAACGTGACCGGCGTGATGCACTACACCACCTCGGGGTTCGGCCGCAGCCAGGCGTGTTTCCGCATCTGCCCGCGCTCGGCCGCAGACATCACCAATCCGTCGACGGCGGTGGGCCCGCAGAGCTTCGGCGAGCTGTCGTTCGCGGTATTCCCCAATCCGGCACACACCCAGCACCTGAACTTCTCGCTGCCCACGGCGGCGCACGTCGACCTGGCGGTGTTCGATCTGCTGGGCCGTCGCGTGGCGACGATCGTGAATGGCCAGATGCCGGCCGGCACCTACGAGAAGTCGTGGGCCGGAACGGATGACAGCGGCAACCGGGTGCGTGCGGGCGTCTACTTCTATCGGCTGCGGGCCGGAAACGATCAGCGCAAGCTGACCTCGATCCTGCTCGGTAACTAACGCGATTTCCGAAGGTCGAACGGCCGGCCGCCCGCGAGGGCGACCGGCCGCTTCGTTAGCGGACGATGCACACCCTGCGCGTCGCGGCGATCGCGCCGCCCATCACCGCGCGCACGGTGTAGACTCCGGGCGACAACGGCCGTCCATCGCCGAACGGCATCGCGTTCTCGCCCACCGCCGCCTCGATCGCGCTCGCGGCCACGCGCCGACCGGCCACGTCGAGGAGCTCGACGCGGAGCGGCGCCGCCACCGGTGAGGCGATCGCGAGCGTGAAGCGGCCCGGGCTGGGATTGGGCTCGACGCGCGTGATCGCGAAGGGTTCGAGCGCCGGCACCCGGACCTGAGTCTCGATCGTGGGCGCCGCGCTTCCCACCAGCTCGAGCCGATAGCGGAGGCGCTCGCCCGGCGACACGTCGCGATCTTGGTAGCGGATCGAGCCGGTGCCGTCGGCGAGGGGCTGCGCGATCAAGGCCCAGGCTTCGCTGTCGCGCGCACGCCACAGCTCCGCTGGAGCGCCGGCCGGTGCCCCGGACCACGACAGGCTGACGGCGTGCGGC
Proteins encoded in this window:
- a CDS encoding FlgD immunoglobulin-like domain containing protein; its protein translation is MKKWTIAALVTATLCLAVNSALALNKFPPGPGGTCTDTMTIVGLKTLLNTLDPCAPTTPNTTGSPGDTVLGVGGIITGFDENPTGFDIYVEMSGGGPTGKLAGIDVFTHGTNFRAPYGFNRGDSIVVEYAVVANYFGDVELESPNNNFSSPNIILSKRSSGNPMPPFFHGNTTDFVETPTNTVIAPYMSSLVTLDGPVRVARTVGLATGGMLVVRDAAPSDSVFIDYAKLTSIVPPAVGTVLTSISGIVNSAARGWRIMPRDANDVVDVVAPGVADAYAIADNQYRVVFDRPVVPSSADSIPNYSLGSFGTVTSAVMDGPTAVILTVTGTGLSHGQSETVTVSNVRGSANLVSMTTPVPISFLAGVLSCNEISSPDPDSLAASPCQDRSKYCGPLGQFTNGQFGPRSSISGIVCGVFGNLYYLEDDNPSNARGVTVFAPPQALTLGHRYLLAGAAELYYMEKEFAAITYVQEQGNPGVPSPPSMLVHTVARDTCDANQNLNDGYDYMSDLVRLQNVTVVTPRTGTDAMRGFDVVGQSPANGDTIMVESQNNALGAYSLSNPNYPAVGSQINVTGVMHYTTSGFGRSQACFRICPRSAADITNPSTAVGPQSFGELSFAVFPNPAHTQHLNFSLPTAAHVDLAVFDLLGRRVATIVNGQMPAGTYEKSWAGTDDSGNRVRAGVYFYRLRAGNDQRKLTSILLGN